Proteins encoded by one window of Agrobacterium tumefaciens:
- a CDS encoding ABC transporter permease has translation MANTTLSLPKRQFLKSARRIPISIWLCLIWIAVVVFVGITAQWLAPFDYLQQSPLARFAPPGAPGHLLGTDYLGRDVLSNILVATQTSLMIALVGSLICAFIGTTLGFLAAHFGGWVDNLIMGFADAKASVPFIIFALGVLAFLGSSPLILLMLVGVASFERYARLTRGLVLSANQEGYAEAARIVGVPSLRIYVRHVLPNIAGPLIVQITLNFPDIILLESGLSFLGLGIQPPETSLGLMVADGRNYIAIAWWLIALPGVVIVLTTLSISLLGDYLRDRFDARLR, from the coding sequence ATGGCTAATACGACACTCTCATTACCAAAGCGGCAATTCCTGAAATCTGCCCGCCGCATTCCGATCAGTATCTGGCTATGCCTGATCTGGATTGCGGTTGTCGTCTTCGTGGGCATCACGGCGCAATGGTTGGCACCGTTCGACTATCTGCAGCAGTCACCTCTGGCGCGATTTGCGCCGCCGGGTGCGCCGGGACATTTGCTGGGAACTGATTATCTCGGTCGTGACGTGCTCAGCAACATTCTGGTCGCTACCCAGACGTCTTTGATGATCGCTCTTGTCGGTTCTCTCATCTGCGCGTTCATCGGGACGACCCTCGGATTTCTTGCGGCACATTTCGGTGGCTGGGTCGACAATCTCATTATGGGCTTCGCAGACGCGAAGGCTTCCGTGCCCTTTATAATCTTCGCGCTTGGTGTCCTGGCGTTTCTCGGGTCAAGCCCGCTGATACTTCTTATGCTCGTTGGTGTCGCATCATTCGAGCGTTATGCGCGGCTGACGCGTGGCCTCGTCTTGAGTGCGAACCAGGAGGGATATGCGGAGGCGGCGCGCATCGTCGGCGTACCATCGCTTCGGATCTATGTGCGCCACGTCCTTCCAAACATTGCTGGACCGCTCATCGTTCAAATCACCCTGAATTTCCCGGATATCATCCTGCTCGAAAGCGGATTGAGCTTCCTTGGGCTTGGGATCCAACCGCCGGAAACGAGCCTTGGGCTGATGGTCGCAGACGGCAGAAACTATATCGCGATTGCCTGGTGGCTCATCGCGTTGCCCGGCGTTGTTATTGTTCTCACCACCCTGTCCATCAGCCTGCTCGGCGACTACTTGCGCGATCGCTTCGACGCGCGCCTGCGATAA
- a CDS encoding phosphodiesterase, whose translation MNPLRMTPETIRLGGHRGHSAGAPENTLAAFRKAFEFGGRNVTCETDLGITRDGELVLIHDKTVDRTTDGHGIVHDMTYSELSKLDAGSWFSSEFVGERVPLLKDALQLARELGIIYQLELKIYDANDVFFPKLRTLIDELGCADLLQFSSFDYVQLKAVKEAIPEVPTVGLMHSRLIDPAALARQANLDAMNIEIYHFASGEARQLHNEGFAAFCYLPTGYHEKLAQYGVDVETQLVQWVREGQLDQLLGDDVAQVARLKDRANG comes from the coding sequence ATGAACCCTCTCAGAATGACACCGGAGACGATCCGCTTGGGCGGCCATCGCGGCCACAGCGCCGGCGCCCCCGAAAACACGCTCGCGGCGTTTCGGAAGGCGTTTGAATTCGGCGGACGTAACGTCACATGCGAAACCGATCTCGGAATTACCCGCGATGGAGAACTTGTGCTGATTCACGACAAGACCGTCGACCGCACAACAGACGGTCACGGCATCGTTCACGACATGACCTATTCGGAGTTGTCGAAACTCGACGCAGGGAGTTGGTTCAGTTCGGAGTTTGTCGGAGAGCGTGTGCCGCTACTTAAGGACGCGCTTCAGCTCGCCCGTGAGCTTGGCATTATCTATCAGCTTGAACTGAAGATCTACGACGCGAACGACGTCTTCTTCCCAAAGTTGAGGACGCTCATCGATGAATTGGGCTGTGCGGATCTCCTCCAGTTCTCTTCCTTCGACTACGTTCAGCTGAAGGCCGTCAAGGAAGCAATTCCCGAGGTACCGACCGTTGGCCTGATGCATTCGCGCCTCATCGATCCAGCCGCCCTTGCCCGTCAGGCCAATCTCGATGCCATGAACATCGAGATCTACCATTTCGCCAGCGGTGAAGCCCGCCAACTCCACAACGAGGGATTTGCCGCTTTTTGCTACCTACCGACGGGGTACCATGAAAAACTCGCGCAGTACGGCGTGGACGTGGAAACGCAGCTCGTTCAGTGGGTTCGTGAAGGTCAGTTGGATCAGTTGCTCGGAGACGACGTCGCACAGGTCGCCAGGCTCAAGGACCGTGCAAATGGCTGA
- a CDS encoding ABC transporter permease yields MISFILARLVRAIIVMMLTVTFVFIILRLGGDPARAMLGENATPEALAAFRTAWGLDRSIPEQFLIYLASALRGDFGVSAADGREVFTVISERIPKTLTLTISAFVLSILVGIPAGIIAAVRRDSAADKSVMAGAVLGYSVPNFLLGLTLIFVFAVWFRVLPSSGSSTWQHAILPVATFGLVNAAAIARFARSALIEVLEQPYIAAARADGIPKWEVVIRHALPNAAIPMVTMLGFVAAGLLGGSAIVETVFAWPGLGSGFVRAITLSDLNVVQAMILLFTAFMVTINLIVDVLYAVLNPKIRLQKNG; encoded by the coding sequence ATGATTAGTTTCATCCTTGCACGCCTCGTTCGAGCGATCATTGTCATGATGCTGACCGTGACGTTTGTCTTCATCATTCTCAGGTTGGGTGGAGATCCAGCTCGGGCCATGTTGGGCGAGAACGCGACGCCAGAGGCGCTGGCAGCATTCCGAACAGCATGGGGCCTGGACAGATCCATTCCTGAACAGTTCCTGATCTATCTCGCCAGCGCGCTCAGAGGCGACTTCGGGGTATCGGCAGCCGACGGTCGTGAGGTATTCACCGTCATCTCCGAACGTATACCCAAGACATTGACGCTGACGATCTCAGCATTCGTGCTAAGCATACTCGTCGGTATCCCCGCGGGAATCATCGCAGCAGTCCGCCGCGACAGTGCCGCCGACAAATCCGTCATGGCAGGCGCTGTTCTCGGCTATAGCGTACCAAATTTCTTGCTCGGACTGACGCTCATCTTCGTGTTTGCCGTCTGGTTTCGTGTGCTGCCGAGCTCGGGAAGTTCCACCTGGCAGCATGCGATCCTGCCCGTTGCGACATTCGGTCTTGTCAATGCGGCTGCGATTGCGCGCTTCGCGCGTTCCGCGCTGATCGAAGTTCTGGAACAGCCCTATATCGCAGCGGCTCGCGCCGATGGTATTCCCAAGTGGGAAGTGGTTATCCGCCACGCGCTCCCGAACGCGGCGATCCCGATGGTGACCATGCTGGGTTTCGTTGCAGCTGGCTTGCTGGGGGGGTCGGCTATCGTAGAGACCGTATTCGCCTGGCCCGGGCTTGGTAGCGGTTTTGTTCGAGCAATCACGCTCAGCGATCTCAATGTCGTTCAGGCAATGATCCTTCTCTTCACGGCGTTCATGGTCACGATCAACTTGATCGTCGATGTTCTCTATGCGGTGCTGAACCCGAAAATCAGGCTTCAAAAAAATGGCTAA